From a region of the Hemibagrus wyckioides isolate EC202008001 linkage group LG06, SWU_Hwy_1.0, whole genome shotgun sequence genome:
- the cmklr2 gene encoding chemerin-like receptor 2, giving the protein MLVLEENDYDNVSYEYLEYGDFEEIGETYVQKEALHIISVVIYTLAFVIGVIGNGIVIWLTGFKIKRTINSVWLQNLAIADFVFVLFLPFSIDYVLRDFNWIFGWTMCKLNSFVCTVNMYASVLFLTVLSLDRYISLVHLTWYQRFRTVRRAWIVCALTWVMSSLLSSPALIFRETLQYGKKVVCFNNFHNEDAHASKVRHISMVTLRTTVGFLLPFLTISVTAILLAGKMRRFGNVRFSSFSKMISAVVVAFFLCWAPFHTFSLMELTMHHSMSLGHVLNVGFPLATSLAFFNSCINPILYVLLNKNVRAIIKDSLKSLTKKSLRELSNNLSVTETASLPPSCSPEEPSVYSTV; this is encoded by the coding sequence ATGCTAGTCCTGGAGGAAAATGATTATGACAATGTCTCTTATGAATATTTGGAGTACGGGGACTTTGAGGAGATAGGAGAAACTTATGTCCAGAAGGAAGCTCTGCATATTATTTCCGTGGTGATCTACACTTTAGCGTTTGTGATTGGTGTAATTGGGAATGGCATTGTGATCTGGCTCACTGGGTTCAAAATCAAGCGGACAATTAACAGTGTGTGGCTGCAGAACCTTGCTATTGCTGATTTCGTGTTTGTCCTCTTCCTACCGTTTTCCATTGATTATGTGTTGCGTGATTTCAACTGGATCTTTGGCTGGACGATGTGCAAGCTAAACTCTTTTGTATGTACGGTGAACATGTACGCTAGTGTGCTGTTCCTCACTGTACTCAGTCTGGACCGCTACATTTCTCTTGTGCACCTTACTTGGTACCAAAGGTTCCGTACTGTGCGACGGGCCTGGATTGTCTGTGCGTTGACCTGGGTGATGTCCAGCCTCCTAAGCAGTCCGGCGTTAATATTTAgagaaacactacagtatggcAAAAAGGTTGTGTGTTTCAACAATTTCCATAATGAGGATGCACATGCTAGTAAGGTGAGACACATTTCAATGGTGACTCTCCGCACCACAGTTGGCTTCCTCCTGCCGTTCCTCACCATCAGTGTGACTGCCATATTATTGGCTGGTAAGATGAGGCGGTTTGGCAATGTACGCTTCTCCAGCTTCTCCAAAATGATCTCAGCAGTTGTTGTGGCCTTCTTCCTGTGCTGGGCACCGTTCCACACCTTTAGCCTTATGGAGCTCACAATGCACCACTCAATGTCACTTGGTCATGTCCTGAATGTGGGCTTCCCTCTGGCCACCAGCCTGGCTTTCTTCAACAGCTGCATTAACCCCATACTCTATGTGCTGTTGAATAAGAACGTGCGGGCAATTATCAAGGATTCCTTAAAAAGTCTCACTAAGAAGTCACTGAGAGAGCTCAGCAACAACCTATCTGTCACCGAGACAGCTTCACTTCCGCCCAGCTGCTCACCTGAAGAACCCTCTGTCTACAGTACTGTCTGA